The Juglans regia cultivar Chandler chromosome 1, Walnut 2.0, whole genome shotgun sequence nucleotide sequence ACTTAAggcttttattaaaaataaagatatgcttctcattaaagaaataaagaaatgtaaaattttttacttaaaattaaattgtacAAGTGTtgaataattttcatatttaaaaaatttggccTAAGAAGACATCACTAAATTACCGATACTGCAATattaaggaaattttttttttttaacttagtgattaaggaaatgattttaagtatattggaatttttattttatttttttaagtatttaaatatattaaaaaattgtgaaaaggaaatgaaaaaaaaatccaaaactcaaaagcGGTAAATATGAGCGGGCTACTCTGGGTGGCATAGTAGCACgactcatttcaaatttaaaaatctttttcttGATATAAAGGGAcctgtaaaaaaaatcttaaataatttattcaaaaatcaattttattttacaaaaccatataatttttgttaaaaaaaatttcatctaaCTAAACAAATGTACTTTGCACGTTGTTATTatccgtgtgtgtgtgtgtatatatatatatatatatatatatatatatatatatatatatatatatatatataaactatgcTGAACTTTttatccaataaaaatatactttattatcaGACAAAATTGTCAAGGGAGTGGGTTATTTCCTTGAGATAAAAGTGATaaggaaatgataaaatatgcaaataGTTtcgttacaaaaaaattatttatttattatcaattattttctctcaaaataaCCATCTCTTGACAAAATGAGTCAATTCTCATCATAAATAACTCAccacaaatattaatttttcttatagtgtagttttatttatgatagagcctttatatataaaatagggCGTTGCTATCAAAATTTTTTACTGAacactttaaattttattttatttttttttacttttacttttaccatttttttaaacaatttagatattttaaaaaaatcatatattcatttaaaaatatttacttaattattaaataaaaaataattaaaaagaaaattcggTGACCACCATCGGTCGGTGACTACTTTATATGTGAAAAGCATTTcccaataaattatttcaacGTGTCTTCAAACATGTTAGATCCTGCGCGATCTTGctggtaaaaacaaaaaaaaaaaacacgttttCCAACAACGATGACTAGTACTCATTCGAACAACGTGAAAAAGGTTCAAAAAAGTAAGTGAACATAACTTGTCTAATTTTCAGTCCATACAgttcatcttttgttttaattgtcgGACACAGACGGTGACAGCATATTGGTTAGGAACAGGGCCGGCTCTTCCATTAGGCAagttaggcaattgcctaaggCCCCTAATGGAAGAAGGCctcccaaaaaaatatatatataaagtagaattgttttttaaaaaatatatacctaataaaaactttaattaactcaatgagaatgagaatataaataagatcaaaaagatattatatcattattattttttaaaggtatcacatataataattattttacctatTCTCCTTCTAAGAATACACTTCTCTTTtgtcattattagtttaatatataattaatgtgaaaattataataacaaaatttaattttccagtgttcataaaatgtttttgtataATCCTTTGAAGAGGCAAgggcctatttttttttcaaatgtgtaagttacttatagaactttattgacaataatgattataattgtgtctaAGAGTCTAAAGTTATTGTAAAactagatttgataaaattctctctaaatcaaaaatttcctaataaagattaaagtcagttattaattgaaaatgtggtataaaatcttaatcaataattttactttacaaaatgatagcaattatttttaaataaaaatataatataaaaataaaaataattttatttttttttattttttattttttaaaaaaaggcctCACTCAGAATTTTAACCTTAGGCCCCGAAACGTATTGAGCCGGCCCTAGTTAGGAAACGAGTACTCTGTTGGGTTATGTCGAGGACATTGATTGAGTTAAAATATCTAAGAGTTCGCTCGACTCTTACGTGACATTCGAGTAAAGTTTATTCGATAGACTGAATATCTAAGAGTATTTCTCGAGTGAGAAAGGCCCTAGAGATCAGAggcactataagaaaattgtttatttgtggtcatttaatttcagcgaaatgattatttacaaccaaaatgaatctgttttggtacaaataatattttcgccgcaattaaatggccacaaaagaccatttttcttgtagtgaggtgttgtaaatctcatatgaataaaatttcttgcaCCTCCGTAAACGTAAATATTTTGCcgaattacataaattttatatcatatgatTGTGTATGATTGAATCCtgtattttaacatttatttccTTCTGCTCTTGTCCCCTCCGTAGTAACCTAGTGGCGGCAATGATGGCTTTATATTTAAGGAAGAATAAATCTTTTCAATCTTCTAATACTTTATATTtcgtattatttttaatttttattatttttttcttttatcaaatatttattatatgaataataaataaaaaatttgaaataactttaaaaaaataaacttaaaaaaatttaaaaagaatttaaaaaatttaaaaaaatataaaatgtagagTATGAAATGTGGTGACGGAGAttgtatagcaaaactctttacGAAATTCCGGAATCACGCTCTCCTCTCGCTTGAGTTATTTACATGTatagggataaaaaaaaatgtttaatctataaatagattttatcaaAATAGTAGTTGGACGTACGTTGCACGTGATCAACGAGCTAGCTAGTGTAAAATAGATCAAACTTATTgcattgtaaaattactttttataaggATCACTACCACAACACgctttgatttttatttcatcCACGCAATTATTCAACGTGAAAAGGACACTTCGGAAACAACGAAAAGATCACGAGGAAAGATTAATAATGCAAGAGAGACAggtagattttatatatatatatatacgcataaGCTCATGTAGGCTTTGCTCATGATGTCCATGATTATTTAGGTTCGTGTCCAGTATTCTCCAGTACTTACTGAGCAAGGTAATCTCCATTTTTCGTTTTTCATGGAATATCTTTTATTCATGTGATAGCTTGCTTGTAATTATCTATTAATTCTATGCCGAAAGTGATGAATTAGTAAACATTACGTACTAGCTAGTGATCTCCACACGAAATATTGCAGATCGATCAGGTACCTCGcagttaatttataattaaatttatgataaaaaaaaaaattatacttaaatttGTTTATGTGATATTCAGATTCACATAAACTTTTGacagatatataataacatgatTAGATATGATCAGATATATAAGAGTTATTATTATGTTGGTAGGTATGTACGTTGATCTTTCGTAGTACTGTTTATCTTCCTCGGACTTCACACCAGTAGTCGTTGGCATCATTATCTGTTTGATGGTCATTCTCTCGGacatttcttttataatattttaatttggtttgtCGATCTGTTCAGTAAGGAATTCTTATCATCTTCGAAACAAAAGCGACAAAATTTCGATCctctttctttaaataaataaaaacgttgtgtgtgtatatatatatatatatatatatatatattatattaaaccaATTGTTCCTATATAAAGCCTagctaattttttgttttgtgatcgTTCTGGTCCTATATGCAGTTCTAGAAAATTACTCTCAAGCTTGAATCTACGTAGTGTTCACAAAATGGCTCATCAAAACCAACCAAAATGGAAAGGAAAGGCTAATGCAAAGGTAGAGGGTCCCAAGGCAGAACAAGTGTGGCCTCTCTTGGAGGACTTCTTTGGGCTCAATAAATGGTTCCCAACTCTGAGTACATGCCTTCCTGTTGAAGGCATCTCCGGCCAACCTGGGTGCGTTCGTTACTGTGCTGGCTTCAAAACCCCTGTTAATAATGGGGAAGAAATAGTGAATTGGACTAAGCAGAAGCTGCTTTCCATTGACAAAACTGAACtgacttttagctattccattatTGATGGAAACGTTGGATTCAACTCCTACGTAACGACAATAAAAGTGGTGCCCAACGAAGATGGGTGTAATATTGAGTGGTTGTATGAGGTTGAACCAGTGGAAGGCTGGACACAGGAGGATTTGAAAACTTTTATCAGCTCAGGCTTGCTGGTCATGGCTAAGAGAATGGAAGAAGCTCTCCAATCATCAGCTCAAACCTCGGCCTCCTCCTGATCATGAATTAAGCCACATGCATCATGAATTATTGGTACTCATGTCGACGTTTGTAGCTAGTccgttaattaattaatgttcttAATGCTGGTTTTACTTTAGTACTGTTTGTCCTTTTCGTTGCTGTTGCATACACCATCgtgattgaaaaattaataagatcagtaattaatgatataattatgtACTCAATTTCCTTATAAGTAGTACTGATTAAAATTATGTACTTGGGTCTGATCatcaattcataaaattaattaagcaaccAGCTAGTACTCTACCAGCATGCAACAAATTAAATGAAAGTACGATCTATCTAAACTTGGGCCAGGagaacatgatatatattgttGGGAAGAAGTACACGGATGCATGATCGACCTCGATCTGCCTATAACTCATGAGCCAATCCTCTCAAGGAAATGCAACCTACCATCATCGATCGATGAGTGATCTTGATCATTAGTACGATACGTACATATAAATACTCATGTCTAGCTAAATATATAACTCAATTATACCATTATATATGTACCGAACTACGTCTTCCAACCAGAAGATCGAGGCACCAGCAGTACATGAAGCTGCCTCAAGAATTAAGTCATGGCGTTGTCTATCATTCATCAAACAATTTGTCTAGATACAAACGATTTGGCAGACAAATCTGAGCACAAAGCTATGtcagtggtttttttttattaaaaagaaaaaagagaaaagttcGAAGAGGAGAAAGAGGACCATAGGCTTTTTCCAAATCCATTTTCGTCTACCCTTCGTCTCCCTTCCCCCAAATCCCATCTCACACCCCCATTTCTCCCACTGAATTTGTTCTTAACCATTAATCCTGCCAAATATAGTTTAATGGAAAATCTGTGGTCGTAAGTGTGCAATTGACATTTATTCTAGCTAGAGAGCATGCAATTGTTTACTGAGAAAACAAATCTGAGTGGAGTGTGTCACTTGCTTTCTCCTTATATATAGAATAGAAACATACCAATATTTCGTCTTATGTATTTGTTTGTCACTACaacaattactatttttttccagGTGTGAATGTTGtgagaaaaaatatatcctTAGTAGAAAAAATTTTTTACCTACCAATTTGTTCCATGGGAGACTCGTGGCATATAATTGGTAAAAAAAGATTCTTTTTCCACTAAACCACAAGTTCATGGAAAAATCATTCTTCTTTTCGCGACATCTGTGGCGGTTAAAACCTTTTTTCTTCGTAGCAAATAAGGTCTCATCTAGTATGATGTGgtgaaaaataatacaattctCCATGAGAAGAGGTTGTGGAAAAAAGTGTTTACCCATGACATATTTTCATGGAAAAAGTTCTCTTTGGTAGtaagaaaaaagtatttccGATAAAATACTTTCctgagaaatatatattttccacaaaGTATTTCATCGGAAATAATCTATCATGAGTTGCATTCATGGCAAATGCTAAGaaattacagaaaaaaaaaattgtaaaataaaaaaaatgagagtaagccaaaaataataaatctgaaTCTAAGATTTTGTTCTTTGAATTGGAGTTGGCGTTAAGGTTGGGCTCGTCAAAGAATCTGCCAAAGATAGGTTTATTATAAAACTGAATCCAATAATAATTGTTGAAAGAAGGGTTGGTTGTTGTATGCACTCACCAGAAGATATAGGGATCCATCCCCGAgccttgaaaaaatatatttgttcatAGTGGAAAAATAGTACTTGCGCAACATCTTCCTTATTCCAAAGCCGTGGGAAGTGGAATAAATTGCAGAGTATATGCAGGGAAAAATAATGAAGGCATTATTCATACCTGAAACCTTAAAAAATCAGCCTTAATCTCTCTTTGGCAAGCCAAATCTGTTAACGAGAAAGCTGAGAGGAGTGGTCGTGGTGGTTGCCTGGGCGTGGAGTGGTGGCTCGGGAGGAGCATGATGGCGCTTGGGAGAGCTGGTGGCTATGGGTTGCGAatagagcaagggagagagggagggccttgGGCTGTTGGgctaggcgtggaggagaagggggcttCGACAGAGGACTGGCGACGGCGTTGAGGGATGGGTGGTGGCGAACGGTGCCCCTAGCGGTggcgatatagagaaatttgagagagagagagagagagagagagagaggtgaggccagaTTCAGGGAAAAGGAAATAGATCGGTGTGGCGGCTggaggagaaggagggggtggcggtcgaggtgaggtggcgaTGGCGTGGGCTATAGCGGAGGCAGCGCTGGGTAGCGGCAACCATGGAAAACCCAAGAGAGAAGAAGCTATAGGGAGGAAGAGGGAGGGTAGACTGGCGTCCGCTAaaggggaggaggaggaggtggccGACGAGGTGGGGTCGTTGGCGACGGGTTGTGCACAACGGCTTGGGTTGTGCTTGGCGAAGGTTtaagggagaagagggattggggagGGAGAAGGGGGAGACTGCTGGAGGGAAATAAATATGGGTAAAATGGGTTTAAATCTTATTAGCTTTTATGGCGAGTTAATATCGCCGCACAATCCGAAAACGTTGCCGCAAAAGttgaataacaaaaaaaaaaaaaaaaaatcagataacTTTATTTGCGGCGAGGAAGATTCGCCGCAAAAAGCTAATAACGGCATCGCTAAAACCAATAACCCacgaaaaattaatatttttggtaAGACTATTTACAATGAGAAAAAATCGCCTAACAAATCTAATAACCTTGTCGCAAAAACTAATAACCcatgaaaggaaaatatttctaGTAAGTTTATTCGTTGCAAAAAGTTGTTTCCCCACAAAATTTTACTTGCTGACTTAATCTCGTAGCAAAAGGCTTGTCTTTTTTCCCACAAACAATTTTTGTGTCATCAGCACATTATTTGCCACGATCGTATATCTTGGAAAAAGAACTCGTGAGAAAATCTCACAATCgtataacatgttaatgaaCATCAGgaaatagagatttttttatttttttggatgattttggttttgtttccAAGTAGTCTGTTTcttttgaagatgaagttcATTATCACAAACCTCCAAAACTCAAATTGCTTTTTGGGTTTCACTTCTTTCACGGtaaaagtttgtatttttttctctctatccaAGCCTAATTCAGAACCACTAGTGCATGTAAcccccctatttttcttttataatctttattttccatttaattGCTTCAATTTTCATAAGATTGTGTAATCTGGGTCCTTGCTATTTCTTTAGTGGAGTGCCTACTTGACAACAAATTCaccatttattataattttcctaTAAAATTTGCATGTTGGATTTTCTCTCATTACATTTTGAAGGATGATAATTGACCGGTTGATAATTTGATACAGATCCATTCTTGGTATTCAAAGTTGTGAGGAATGGGCTAATTTGTAGTAAGAATCTGTAGTAAAAGAGGCAATATGTGATGAGGTTTTTGTTCTACGAGATTCATTATGTCCTGCATTTGCTTTTGTTAAGAAGACTTGGAGAAGAGAAATCACGACTGGCTTGTAGGGGCATCTTGTCAAGAAGACGAAGAACTTTGACATGCACCGTTTTACTTACCATATAAGTTGGGTTCGTGCACAAGGAGTGCACGAAAGTGCCTGGGTTTAAATTTTTCcttcatcaaaaataaaagaggatcGACCAAACTCCACAAGCAAGAGTCAATATATAGCAAGTAGATCTACAATCAGTACTCTTGTACGACGTAGTTCATTATCCATGCACCACATGCAACTTCTAAATGGAACTTGTTAAAGgacagatttaaaaaataaaaataaaaaagcgtTATGATCATGGCAAAAGTTCTTTGTTCTctaggaaaataaattattaaaaaaataaaaaaggaaacaatTACAAGAGAGAAAAGAGTACTTTTTCAAGCATAATCATGCAACTAAATGGGAATTCATACAATTAATTATCGTAGAATGTGTATCCATTCCTTAGGGATGCCTAACAAGAAGAATTGAAGCCCTAGATAGTCGGTTTACTCACaacaaatattacattttccTTCGAATGATTTTGGTGGCAAATGGCCAGCTCACTTCCATCGAAGAAAGTCATTTTCCATCAATCTTACTTATGGAATATAACTCAtcacaaaaactattttttcccATGAGAGGCCAGTTGGTCGGAAATACCTACGTTTTCCCGCAATAAAGATGGTGGCAAATGGCTACTGATCTCACCTCAAATACTTAttgatttcatatttactcGTGGAAATAGAACCTATTGCGGCGACAAATTCCAATGGGTTATAGTTTTACCTACCGAAATATTTGGTGGGAATAACTTTTTTCCCAACTAGAGTATGTCCTTAGTAAAGGTGATGACCGAACCTTTTCCCACAAAGACTTTCCCCCGATGTTCATTTCCATCATGAACTCATCCCGCAGGAAATAGCTTTTCAA carries:
- the LOC118343813 gene encoding lachrymatory-factor synthase-like, whose translation is MAHQNQPKWKGKANAKVEGPKAEQVWPLLEDFFGLNKWFPTLSTCLPVEGISGQPGCVRYCAGFKTPVNNGEEIVNWTKQKLLSIDKTELTFSYSIIDGNVGFNSYVTTIKVVPNEDGCNIEWLYEVEPVEGWTQEDLKTFISSGLLVMAKRMEEALQSSAQTSASS